The Bacillus sp. BGMRC 2118 genome window below encodes:
- a CDS encoding energy-coupling factor ABC transporter ATP-binding protein — protein sequence MEENLVSVDGLSFQYPNQEQYALRDVSFSVRKGEWLAIVGHNGSGKSTIAKLLSGLMLPTSGEIRLMNDILLTEDTVWDFRNHIGMVFQNPDNQFVGTTVKDDVAFGLENKGVAREEMIKRIDNSLSLVNMHQFLDQEPHHLSGGQKQRVAIASILAIEPSIILLDEATSMLDPKGRHEVIQTVNNLRKNNHITVISITHDLDEAAKADRIIVLNKGKVFAEGTPSEIFQLDSELEKIGLDIPFPTKVYKLLIDKGLSLRNLPLTEEGLVQELWK from the coding sequence ATGGAGGAGAATTTAGTATCGGTTGATGGGTTATCTTTTCAATATCCAAATCAAGAACAATATGCACTACGTGACGTTTCTTTTTCTGTAAGGAAAGGTGAATGGTTAGCTATTGTTGGGCATAATGGTTCTGGTAAATCCACGATAGCCAAGCTACTAAGTGGTCTAATGCTTCCTACAAGTGGAGAGATTCGTTTAATGAATGATATTTTGTTAACAGAAGATACTGTTTGGGATTTTAGAAATCATATTGGCATGGTATTTCAAAATCCGGATAACCAATTTGTTGGGACAACGGTAAAGGATGATGTGGCTTTTGGTTTAGAAAATAAAGGAGTCGCTCGTGAGGAAATGATAAAGCGAATTGACAATAGCTTGTCACTTGTGAATATGCATCAGTTTCTTGATCAAGAGCCGCACCATTTATCAGGAGGACAAAAGCAGCGTGTAGCAATTGCCAGTATACTAGCAATCGAACCGTCTATAATTCTGTTAGATGAAGCAACATCGATGCTTGATCCAAAGGGACGACATGAAGTGATTCAAACTGTTAACAATCTTCGTAAAAATAACCATATTACCGTAATTTCGATAACTCATGATTTAGATGAGGCAGCTAAAGCTGATCGAATCATCGTCTTAAACAAAGGGAAGGTTTTTGCAGAAGGAACTCCATCAGAAATCTTCCAGTTAGATAGTGAACTTGAGAAGATTGGACTAGATATACCATTCCCAACAAAAGTATATAAGCTGTTAATAGACAAGGGGCTTTCTCTTCGTAACTTACCACTTACAGAGGAAGGGTTGGTTCAAGAGTTATGGAAATAA
- a CDS encoding energy-coupling factor ABC transporter ATP-binding protein yields MEIKVDKLTHIYQQKSPFERLALHEIDLEVKKGSFMAFIGHTGSGKSTIIQHLNALLKPSEGTVSIGDFTITAKGKEKHLKPLRKKVGMVFQFPEHQLFEESVEKDICFGPMNFGVSEDEAKQKAKESLLLVGLPEELLQRSPFELSGGQMRRVAIAGVLAMEPDIIILDEPTAGLDPRGRKEIMNMFASLHEKREITTILVTHSMEDAACYADQIVVMDKGKVLLKGTPDEIFSQGEVLQSVGLDIPETYRFKEKLEKLSGKKIDGTFLTIDNMVESIYQFLVKEGKV; encoded by the coding sequence ATGGAAATAAAGGTAGATAAATTAACTCATATATACCAGCAGAAGTCACCATTTGAACGTCTGGCCCTCCATGAAATAGATCTAGAGGTTAAAAAAGGATCATTCATGGCGTTTATTGGTCATACTGGATCTGGAAAATCAACAATCATTCAGCATTTAAATGCTTTATTAAAGCCATCAGAAGGTACCGTATCAATTGGTGATTTTACAATAACAGCAAAGGGAAAAGAAAAACATCTGAAACCTCTTCGAAAGAAGGTAGGTATGGTATTTCAATTCCCGGAACATCAGTTATTTGAAGAATCTGTTGAAAAGGATATCTGTTTTGGACCAATGAATTTTGGTGTTTCTGAAGATGAAGCAAAGCAAAAGGCAAAAGAGTCTCTTTTATTAGTAGGATTACCTGAAGAGCTCTTACAACGCTCACCATTTGAACTTAGCGGTGGTCAGATGAGAAGAGTGGCTATTGCCGGTGTATTAGCAATGGAACCAGATATCATTATATTAGATGAGCCTACTGCTGGCCTTGACCCTCGTGGACGGAAAGAAATTATGAATATGTTTGCATCTTTACATGAGAAAAGGGAGATAACGACTATATTGGTCACACATAGTATGGAGGATGCTGCCTGTTATGCTGATCAAATCGTTGTCATGGATAAAGGGAAGGTATTACTAAAGGGCACACCAGATGAGATATTCTCTCAAGGTGAAGTTCTGCAATCCGTAGGCTTAGATATTCCAGAAACATATCGTTTTAAAGAAAAGTTAGAAAAACTTTCCGGCAAAAAAATTGACGGTACTTTCCTTACAATTGATAACATGGTTGAATCTATTTATCAATTCCTTGTAAAGGAGGGGAAAGTATGA
- the truA gene encoding tRNA pseudouridine(38-40) synthase TruA, with protein sequence MQRIKMIVSYDGSDFFGYQIQPNRRTVQSEIEGALKTMHKGNDIKVYASGRTDAGVHAVGQVIHFDSPFMIPANKWKIALNSLLPNDISIHHSQVVSNDFHARFGVLRKEYRYKIETNQDRNVFTRNYVYHFPYALDYVSIKEAIKYLVGTHDFTSFCSAKTEVEDKVRTIYEIEFSEDRDGELLFRFVGNGFLYNMIRILVGTLLEVGQGIKKPIEILEILEAKNRQKAGKTVPGTGLYLWKVYYDN encoded by the coding sequence ATGCAAAGGATAAAAATGATTGTTTCATATGATGGATCGGATTTCTTTGGGTACCAGATACAGCCTAATAGGCGTACTGTTCAATCTGAGATTGAAGGTGCCTTGAAGACTATGCATAAAGGAAATGATATAAAAGTTTATGCTTCAGGAAGAACAGATGCAGGAGTTCATGCAGTCGGACAAGTTATACATTTTGATTCACCTTTTATGATTCCGGCAAATAAGTGGAAGATTGCTCTAAATTCATTACTACCTAATGATATCTCCATTCACCATTCACAAGTTGTATCAAATGACTTTCACGCTAGATTTGGTGTACTGCGAAAGGAATATCGTTATAAGATTGAAACAAACCAAGATCGAAATGTGTTTACAAGAAATTACGTCTATCATTTTCCATATGCACTGGATTATGTCTCTATTAAAGAAGCAATAAAATATTTAGTTGGAACACATGATTTTACTTCTTTTTGCTCTGCAAAAACAGAAGTAGAGGATAAAGTTCGAACGATTTACGAAATTGAGTTTTCTGAAGATAGAGATGGAGAATTACTATTCCGTTTTGTAGGAAACGGTTTTTTATATAACATGATTAGAATCTTGGTCGGAACATTGTTAGAGGTAGGTCAAGGTATAAAAAAACCTATAGAAATATTGGAAATTCTAGAGGCAAAAAATCGTCAAAAAGCAGGAAAAACAGTACCTGGAACAGGTTTATATTTATGGAAAGTTTATTATGACAACTAA
- a CDS encoding energy-coupling factor transporter transmembrane protein EcfT, producing the protein MDNVLIGKYIPKNSIVHNMDPRAKLLLIFIFVMVVFLGNNVESYGLLAVYTIVISLLTKVPFSYILKGLKPILWIILFTFILHILMTKEGELLLDARLFTVYEGGLRQGIFISVRFLLLIMMTSLLTLTTTPIEVTDGMESLLQPFKRLGLPVHELALMMSISLRFIPTLMQETDKIMKAQIARGVDFSGGPIRERLKAIVPLLVPLFINSFRRAEELANAMEARGYRGGEGRTKFRELNWKTTDSMFLISIFALTAILIVIRS; encoded by the coding sequence ATGGATAATGTTCTCATTGGTAAATACATTCCCAAAAATTCAATCGTTCACAACATGGATCCTAGAGCCAAACTGTTGCTTATCTTTATTTTTGTTATGGTTGTTTTTCTTGGTAACAATGTAGAGAGCTATGGATTGCTTGCTGTTTATACGATAGTCATATCACTACTAACAAAAGTACCGTTTTCCTACATTTTAAAAGGATTAAAACCTATTCTATGGATTATTTTATTTACGTTTATCCTGCATATTCTTATGACAAAGGAAGGCGAACTTCTATTGGATGCCCGTCTTTTTACGGTATATGAAGGTGGACTCAGACAAGGGATCTTTATTTCTGTTCGGTTTTTATTGCTTATTATGATGACATCATTATTAACTTTAACTACAACCCCCATTGAAGTGACAGATGGTATGGAAAGCTTATTACAGCCTTTTAAACGGCTTGGGTTGCCAGTCCATGAATTAGCCTTAATGATGTCAATCTCACTTCGTTTTATTCCTACATTAATGCAGGAAACGGATAAGATCATGAAGGCTCAAATTGCACGTGGAGTTGACTTTTCCGGAGGTCCCATTCGAGAACGTCTGAAAGCTATTGTTCCTTTATTAGTTCCACTTTTTATCAACTCTTTCCGTCGCGCAGAGGAACTTGCTAACGCTATGGAAGCTAGAGGATACCGAGGCGGCGAAGGTCGGACAAAATTTAGAGAATTAAACTGGAAGACAACAGACTCCATGTTTTTAATCAGCATTTTTGCGCTAACAGCTATACTGATTGTTATTCGTTCTTAA
- a CDS encoding 50S ribosomal protein L17, protein MGYQKLGRTSAQRKALLRDLATDLIINERIETTEARAKELKSVVEKMITLGKRGDLHARRQAAAYIRHEVANEETNQDAIQKLFGDIAPRFAERQGGYTRIMKLGPRRGDGAPMVIIELV, encoded by the coding sequence ATGGGATATCAAAAACTAGGACGTACTAGTGCACAACGTAAAGCTTTACTTCGTGACCTAGCTACTGACTTAATTATTAATGAGCGCATCGAAACAACTGAAGCTAGAGCGAAAGAACTAAAATCAGTTGTAGAAAAGATGATCACTCTAGGTAAGCGTGGCGATCTTCATGCACGTCGTCAAGCTGCTGCTTACATCCGTCATGAAGTAGCGAATGAAGAAACTAACCAAGACGCTATTCAAAAGCTATTCGGTGATATCGCACCTCGTTTTGCAGAACGTCAAGGTGGATACACTCGTATCATGAAGCTTGGACCTCGTCGTGGTGACGGTGCACCAATGGTAATTATTGAATTGGTGTAA